In a genomic window of Streptomyces sp. SJL17-4:
- a CDS encoding dipeptide/oligopeptide/nickel ABC transporter ATP-binding protein, with the protein MNALLQVRDLVVRHGDRTAVDGVSFDVAAGETVGLVGPSGCGKSTTAAAVLRLLRPHAGSVRFDGVELTTLPERELRALRPRFQPVFQDPYGALSPRRRIREQIAEPLRLHGRWTRADGPARVTELLGLVGLDPSHGDRLPHELSGGQCQRAGIARALATRPDLLVLDEPTSALDPSLRAGVLNLLMDLQDTLGVGCLFISHDRAAVRHTCDRVLTMRDGKLTA; encoded by the coding sequence GTGAACGCCCTGCTCCAGGTACGCGACCTCGTCGTACGCCACGGAGACCGCACCGCCGTCGACGGGGTGTCGTTCGACGTGGCGGCCGGTGAGACCGTCGGCCTCGTCGGCCCCTCCGGCTGCGGCAAGTCGACCACGGCCGCGGCCGTCCTGCGGCTGCTGCGTCCCCACGCGGGGTCGGTGCGGTTCGACGGTGTCGAGCTGACGACCCTGCCCGAGCGTGAACTCCGGGCGCTGCGGCCCCGGTTCCAGCCGGTCTTCCAGGACCCGTACGGAGCGCTCAGCCCGCGCCGCCGTATCCGCGAGCAGATCGCCGAGCCCTTGCGGCTGCACGGACGCTGGACACGGGCCGACGGTCCCGCCCGGGTCACCGAACTCCTCGGCCTCGTCGGCCTCGACCCCTCGCACGGCGACCGGTTGCCCCACGAACTGTCCGGCGGGCAGTGCCAGCGCGCCGGGATCGCCCGCGCCCTGGCCACCCGCCCGGACCTGCTCGTGCTCGACGAGCCGACCTCCGCCCTCGACCCCTCACTGCGGGCCGGCGTCCTCAATCTCCTGATGGACCTTCAGGACACCCTCGGGGTCGGCTGTCTGTTCATCTCCCACGACAGGGCGGCGGTGCGGCACACCTGCGACCGCGTCCTGACCATGCGCGACGGAAAGCTCACCGCGTGA
- a CDS encoding ABC transporter ATP-binding protein has protein sequence MPPPAPEPLLSVDGLRVSFPRAARADVEAVRGIDFEVSAGEVFALVGESGAGKSLTARALLGMVPRAAAVSGRVLLRGAPVTPADLGRRLARIPQDALSALSPVHRVEDQLALAVRSVQGLGRREAREAARRALADTGLAPEAATAYPHTLSGGMRQRAVIALALVNGPDLVVADEPTTALDPERQEHVLTLLRERCAVAGAALLLVSHDLEAVRRHADRVAVLYAGRIVELGPVARVLERPAAPYTRALLASLPTAGLPRRSRLPVLAGAPPVPGTTNEGCAFAPRCPYATALCRREDPGPRTVDGRRVACHHPLGEAA, from the coding sequence TTGCCGCCGCCGGCTCCTGAACCGCTCCTCTCCGTCGACGGCCTCCGCGTCTCCTTCCCCCGGGCCGCTCGTGCGGACGTCGAGGCCGTGCGGGGGATCGACTTCGAGGTGTCCGCGGGCGAGGTCTTCGCCCTGGTCGGCGAGTCCGGCGCGGGCAAGTCGCTCACGGCCCGCGCGCTGCTCGGCATGGTGCCCCGCGCGGCGGCCGTCTCCGGCCGGGTGCTGCTGCGCGGCGCCCCCGTCACCCCGGCCGACCTCGGGCGCCGCCTCGCCCGGATCCCGCAGGACGCCTTGTCGGCACTGTCGCCCGTCCACCGGGTGGAGGACCAACTGGCCCTCGCCGTACGGTCGGTGCAGGGGCTCGGCCGGCGCGAAGCCCGCGAGGCCGCCCGCCGGGCGCTGGCCGACACCGGCCTCGCCCCGGAAGCCGCCACGGCGTACCCGCACACGCTGTCGGGCGGTATGCGCCAGCGCGCCGTGATCGCGCTCGCCCTGGTCAACGGGCCCGACCTCGTCGTGGCCGACGAGCCGACCACGGCGCTCGACCCCGAGCGCCAGGAGCACGTCCTCACCCTCCTGCGCGAACGGTGCGCGGTCGCCGGAGCCGCCCTGCTGCTCGTCAGCCACGACCTGGAGGCCGTACGCCGCCACGCCGACCGGGTAGCCGTCCTGTACGCGGGCCGGATCGTCGAACTCGGCCCCGTGGCAAGGGTTCTGGAGCGCCCGGCGGCCCCGTACACCCGTGCCCTCCTCGCCTCGCTGCCCACGGCCGGACTGCCCCGCCGCTCCCGGCTTCCCGTCCTCGCCGGAGCGCCACCGGTCCCGGGCACGACGAATGAGGGCTGTGCCTTCGCACCCCGCTGCCCGTACGCCACCGCCCTCTGCCGGCGCGAGGACCCCGGACCGAGGACCGTCGACGGGCGCCGGGTCGCCTGCCACCACCCCCTCGGGGAGGCCGCGTGA
- a CDS encoding UDP-N-acetylglucosamine 1-carboxyvinyltransferase, whose protein sequence is MADDYLVRIGKLIRDARQHRGWTQTQLAEALATSQSAVNRIERGNQNISLEMIARIGEALDSEIVSLGYAGPMHLRVVGRRRLSGAIDVKTSKNACVALLCASLLNKGRTVLRRVARIEEVFRLLEVLNSIGVRTRWVNDGVDLELVPPAELDMDSIDAEAAIRTRSIIMFLGPLLHRMDRFKLPYAGGCDLGTRTIEPHMIALRRFGLDITATEGIYHAQVERSVSPDRPIVLTERGDTVTENALLAAARHDGVTVIRNASSNYMVQDLCFFLEALGVRVDGIGTTTLTVHGVPQIDVDVDYSPSEDPVEAMSLLAAAVVTESELTIRRVPIEFMEIELAVLEEMGLDHDRSAEYPADNGRTRLVDLTVRPSKLEAPIDKIHPMPFPGLNIDNVPFFAAIAATAQGKTLIHDWVYDNRAIYLTDLNRLGGRLQLLDPHRVLVEGPTRWRAAEMMCPPALRPAVVVLLAMMAAEGTSVLRNVYVINRGYEDLAERLNSIGAQIEIFRDI, encoded by the coding sequence ATGGCAGACGACTACCTCGTACGCATCGGCAAGCTCATCCGTGACGCCCGTCAGCACCGCGGCTGGACACAGACGCAGCTCGCCGAAGCACTGGCCACGAGCCAGAGCGCCGTCAACCGGATCGAGCGCGGCAACCAGAACATCAGCCTTGAGATGATCGCCAGGATCGGCGAAGCCCTCGACAGCGAGATCGTGTCCCTGGGTTACGCGGGACCGATGCACCTCAGGGTCGTCGGCCGCCGCCGCCTCTCGGGCGCCATCGACGTCAAGACGAGCAAGAACGCCTGCGTCGCGCTGCTCTGCGCCTCCCTCCTCAACAAGGGCCGCACGGTCCTGCGCCGGGTCGCCCGCATCGAGGAGGTCTTCCGCCTCCTGGAGGTGCTCAACTCCATCGGGGTGCGCACCCGCTGGGTGAACGACGGCGTCGACCTGGAGCTCGTGCCGCCGGCCGAGCTGGACATGGACTCGATCGACGCCGAGGCGGCGATCCGCACCCGCTCGATCATCATGTTCCTCGGCCCGCTGCTGCACCGCATGGACCGCTTCAAGCTGCCGTACGCCGGCGGCTGCGACCTCGGTACGCGCACGATCGAGCCGCACATGATCGCGCTGCGCCGCTTCGGCCTCGACATCACCGCGACCGAGGGCATCTACCACGCCCAGGTCGAGCGCTCGGTCTCCCCCGACCGCCCGATCGTGCTGACCGAGCGCGGCGACACCGTGACCGAGAACGCCCTGCTCGCGGCGGCCCGCCACGACGGCGTGACCGTCATCCGCAACGCCTCCTCCAACTACATGGTCCAGGACCTGTGCTTCTTCCTGGAGGCCCTCGGCGTACGGGTGGACGGCATCGGCACCACCACCCTCACCGTGCACGGAGTGCCGCAGATCGACGTGGACGTCGACTACTCCCCCTCCGAGGACCCGGTCGAGGCGATGAGCCTGCTGGCGGCGGCGGTCGTGACGGAATCCGAACTGACCATCCGCCGGGTCCCGATCGAGTTCATGGAGATCGAGCTCGCGGTCCTGGAGGAGATGGGCCTCGACCACGACCGCTCGGCCGAGTACCCGGCGGACAACGGCCGGACCCGCTTGGTCGACCTGACGGTCCGCCCCTCCAAGCTGGAGGCGCCGATCGACAAGATCCACCCGATGCCGTTCCCCGGCCTGAACATCGACAACGTCCCCTTCTTCGCGGCGATCGCGGCGACGGCCCAGGGCAAGACCCTGATCCACGACTGGGTCTACGACAACCGCGCCATCTACCTCACGGACCTCAACCGCCTCGGCGGCCGCCTCCAGCTCCTGGACCCCCACCGCGTCCTGGTGGAGGGCCCCACCCGCTGGCGCGCCGCCGAGATGATGTGCCCGCCGGCCCTGCGCCCCGCGGTGGTCGTCCTCCTCGCGATGATGGCCGCCGAGGGCACGTCGGTCCTGCGGAACGTGTACGTCATCAACCGGGGTTACGAGGACCTGGCGGAGCGACTGAACTCGATCGGCGCGCAGATCGAGATCTTCCGGGACATCTAG
- a CDS encoding ABC transporter permease subunit: protein MTHPTGKRLPTEPSPAAPSPAAPSPAAPSATASPGSPRWRSALAGATGRGAALAVLVAVVGLLPWLSGKDPALGLLRARSAEQAPTPEALAAIRADLGLDAGPWGLLGGWATGLVRGDLGVSWVSGSDVLPSVVTGLGVSLTLMGAALVVALVVGSLLAAPTLVRGRPTAGSVAAVLTSLPEFLLALVLLIVAGVWLGLLPTSGWAGPAHLVLPALALGVPAGALLGRLVADAVPAVLDEPWAELWRGAGTSRARINRAALRRALPPLVPQIGLVVVGLTGGAVAVETVFAVPGIGRTALGAAKAQDLPLLQGCVLALLLLGLLVGAAASLVRRRLLGPALREAGLTLPPPRPTRVSAVVPLLLAAVLAGVIGWGLFRDPYAVDVASRLAGPSAAHPLGADALGRDVLARLGHGAAATVGTATAVTALSWLIALVLGFLPATAAGLADIANALPPVIAGLLVAAVTGPGAGAAALAVTLVSWPPLAAHAAALAQEVRASRFLQAQRALGAGPLWIATRHVLPSVAGPVARHAVLRLPGITLALASLGFLGLGARPPSPEWGLLLDESADYVERAPAAALAPAVALALLAVLAVRLSHLSHVSPVRRSPHTAPLPRKARSVAAAGS, encoded by the coding sequence ATGACCCACCCCACGGGGAAACGCCTCCCGACGGAACCCTCGCCCGCCGCGCCCTCGCCCGCCGCGCCCTCACCCGCGGCGCCCTCAGCCACGGCGTCCCCGGGGTCGCCCCGGTGGCGATCCGCCCTTGCCGGTGCCACCGGCAGGGGCGCCGCCCTGGCCGTTCTCGTGGCCGTCGTCGGGCTGCTGCCATGGCTCTCCGGCAAGGATCCCGCACTCGGCCTGCTGCGCGCCCGGTCCGCCGAACAGGCCCCCACCCCCGAGGCGCTCGCCGCCATCCGCGCCGACCTCGGACTCGACGCGGGGCCGTGGGGCCTCCTCGGCGGCTGGGCCACCGGACTGGTCCGCGGCGACCTCGGGGTCTCCTGGGTCTCCGGCAGCGACGTCCTGCCCTCGGTCGTGACGGGCCTCGGCGTCTCGCTGACCCTGATGGGAGCGGCGCTCGTCGTCGCCCTCGTCGTCGGCTCGCTGCTCGCCGCGCCCACGCTCGTACGGGGCAGACCGACGGCCGGCTCGGTCGCCGCGGTCCTGACGTCGCTGCCCGAATTCCTGCTCGCCCTCGTGCTGCTGATCGTCGCCGGGGTGTGGCTCGGTCTGCTGCCCACCTCCGGCTGGGCCGGACCGGCGCACCTGGTGCTGCCCGCACTGGCCCTCGGCGTCCCGGCGGGCGCGCTCCTCGGCCGGCTCGTCGCCGACGCGGTCCCCGCCGTCCTCGACGAACCGTGGGCGGAGCTGTGGCGCGGCGCCGGGACCAGCCGTGCCCGGATCAACCGGGCCGCGCTCCGCCGCGCCCTGCCGCCGCTCGTCCCGCAGATCGGCCTGGTGGTCGTCGGCCTCACCGGCGGCGCGGTCGCCGTCGAGACCGTCTTCGCCGTCCCCGGCATCGGCCGTACGGCGCTCGGCGCGGCGAAGGCGCAGGACCTGCCGCTGCTCCAGGGCTGCGTGCTCGCCCTCCTCCTGCTGGGCCTGCTGGTCGGCGCCGCCGCCTCGCTCGTCCGGCGCAGGCTCCTCGGGCCCGCGCTGCGCGAGGCGGGCCTGACCCTGCCGCCGCCCCGGCCGACGCGGGTGTCCGCCGTGGTCCCACTGCTCCTGGCCGCCGTACTCGCGGGGGTGATCGGCTGGGGGCTGTTCCGTGATCCGTACGCCGTGGACGTGGCCTCCCGGCTCGCCGGGCCCTCCGCCGCGCATCCGCTCGGCGCGGACGCCCTCGGCCGGGACGTTCTCGCCCGGCTCGGGCACGGCGCCGCGGCCACCGTGGGTACCGCCACCGCCGTGACCGCGCTGAGCTGGCTGATCGCCCTCGTGCTCGGCTTCCTGCCGGCCACGGCGGCCGGCCTCGCGGACATCGCCAACGCCCTGCCGCCGGTGATCGCCGGCCTGCTCGTCGCGGCCGTGACCGGCCCCGGCGCGGGCGCGGCCGCCCTTGCCGTGACCCTGGTCTCCTGGCCGCCGCTCGCCGCCCACGCGGCCGCCCTCGCCCAGGAGGTACGGGCCTCACGCTTCCTCCAGGCCCAACGGGCCCTGGGCGCAGGTCCGTTGTGGATCGCCACGCGCCACGTGCTGCCCTCGGTGGCGGGCCCGGTGGCCCGGCACGCGGTGCTGCGGCTGCCCGGCATCACCCTCGCCCTCGCCTCGCTCGGCTTCCTCGGTCTCGGCGCCCGGCCGCCCTCGCCCGAGTGGGGCCTGCTCCTCGACGAGTCGGCCGACTACGTCGAGCGGGCCCCCGCCGCGGCGCTCGCCCCGGCCGTGGCCCTCGCGCTCCTCGCCGTGCTCGCCGTCCGCCTCTCCCACCTCTCCCACGTCTCGCCGGTACGCCGGAGTCCCCACACCGCACCCCTCCCCAGGAAGGCCCGCTCCGTTGCCGCCGCCGGCTCCTGA
- a CDS encoding VOC family protein has product MFSGAHVILYTRDAEADRAFLKDVTGFPHVDAGGGWLIFKLPPAEVAVHPTKEEPKHELYLMCDDLTATLTELEDRGAEISRAITDQGWGLLAAVRLPSGTELPLYEPRHPTAHGLSL; this is encoded by the coding sequence ATGTTCAGTGGCGCGCACGTGATTCTGTACACGCGGGACGCGGAGGCCGACCGGGCCTTCCTCAAGGACGTGACCGGCTTCCCGCACGTGGACGCCGGGGGCGGCTGGCTCATCTTCAAGCTGCCGCCCGCCGAGGTCGCCGTCCACCCGACGAAGGAGGAGCCGAAGCACGAGCTCTACCTCATGTGCGACGACCTCACCGCGACCCTGACGGAGCTGGAGGACCGGGGCGCGGAGATCTCACGCGCCATCACCGACCAGGGCTGGGGCCTGCTCGCCGCCGTACGGCTGCCGAGCGGCACCGAACTCCCCCTGTACGAACCGCGTCACCCGACCGCGCACGGCCTGTCACTCTGA
- a CDS encoding LacI family DNA-binding transcriptional regulator → MPGPTLTDIARAAEVSTATVSHALNGTGRLGESTRRRVREVAAALGYGSRRTPLSRTGTLGLAVTTFAGAPWNYLQVPYFSRLLTAAAATAHALGYALTVLPAERGGETLWHTLTVDGMLLLDSPEDDRVLRALRARGIPVVFDGRPTDPHPDDVWVDNDHATTTREVLDHLAAAGARRIALHAGYGREYYTGAVTRAYEEWCREHGREPSVITFDPEDAHGHAFDRAFADRALSGRDSSDRPLSDPASSCDAVHSLYDPGGRQVLAAAARHGLRIPDDLLLVCASEDPAYAETDPPVTTVTLRPETIAETAITTLVARLDPALPAPAPGGLTVPARLCPRTSTGRPSG, encoded by the coding sequence ATGCCAGGGCCCACCCTCACCGACATCGCCCGCGCCGCGGAGGTGTCCACCGCCACCGTGTCCCACGCCCTCAACGGCACGGGCCGGCTCGGTGAGTCCACCCGGCGCCGGGTCCGCGAGGTGGCGGCGGCCCTCGGCTACGGCTCGCGCCGGACGCCCCTCAGCCGGACCGGGACGCTCGGCCTCGCCGTCACCACCTTCGCGGGCGCGCCCTGGAACTACCTCCAGGTCCCCTACTTCTCCCGCCTGCTGACCGCCGCCGCGGCCACCGCGCACGCCCTCGGCTACGCGCTGACCGTCCTCCCCGCGGAGCGCGGCGGAGAGACCCTGTGGCACACCCTGACCGTCGACGGCATGCTCCTGCTCGACAGCCCCGAGGACGACCGGGTGCTGCGCGCCCTGCGGGCCCGGGGCATCCCCGTGGTCTTCGACGGCCGCCCCACCGACCCGCACCCCGACGACGTCTGGGTCGACAACGACCACGCCACGACCACCCGCGAGGTCCTCGACCATCTGGCGGCCGCCGGTGCGCGCCGGATCGCCCTGCACGCCGGGTACGGCCGCGAGTACTACACCGGCGCCGTGACCCGGGCGTACGAGGAGTGGTGCCGGGAGCACGGCCGGGAGCCCTCGGTGATCACCTTCGACCCGGAGGACGCGCATGGCCATGCCTTCGACCGGGCGTTCGCCGACCGGGCCCTCTCGGGGCGGGACTCCTCCGACCGACCCCTCTCCGACCCGGCCTCCTCCTGCGACGCCGTCCACTCCCTCTACGACCCCGGCGGCCGGCAGGTCCTCGCGGCTGCGGCCCGCCACGGTCTGCGGATCCCCGACGACCTGCTCCTCGTCTGCGCCAGCGAGGATCCGGCCTATGCCGAGACCGACCCCCCGGTGACCACGGTGACGCTGCGGCCCGAGACCATCGCGGAGACGGCGATCACGACCCTGGTGGCCCGGCTCGACCCCGCCCTCCCGGCCCCCGCGCCGGGCGGGCTGACGGTCCCGGCCCGGCTGTGTCCGCGCACGTCGACCGGACGGCCGTCAGGATGA
- a CDS encoding MFS transporter: protein MTPLARLLITSQFAFNLGFFAVLPYLAGHLGGALGFGGALVGLVLGLRTFSQQGLFVVGGALTDRYGPRPVVLAGCALRVVGFAWLALAENPWTVTGAVVLVGFAAALFSPAVESEIAREALRAERSGGPRRTRTLARFSAGGQAGALLGPALGALLLYGTGDAHFRTACLAGAAVFALVLAAHARLMPRGGGRERHPGEWRTVLGERRFLRLALAYSTYLLAYNQLYLALPAELDRATGSQAALGWLFALSSALVVFGSAPLERLAATRLDGPAMVRAGLLLIAAAFAATAALRTYEGLWAAATFTVLLTLGQMLVLPATRALLPDLVDERRLGLATGALSSLSGLVVLAASAPVGALLDHPGPTPWLLLATTPLLGLALVPAARGPLAPGAKAPRRANGPQGVS, encoded by the coding sequence GTGACCCCCCTCGCCCGCCTGCTCATCACGAGCCAGTTCGCCTTCAACCTCGGCTTCTTCGCCGTCCTGCCCTACCTCGCCGGCCATCTGGGCGGTGCCCTCGGATTCGGCGGCGCGCTCGTCGGACTCGTCCTGGGCCTGCGGACCTTCAGCCAGCAGGGCCTGTTCGTCGTCGGTGGGGCGCTCACCGACCGGTACGGGCCCCGGCCCGTGGTCCTCGCCGGCTGCGCGCTGCGGGTCGTCGGTTTCGCCTGGCTCGCCCTCGCGGAGAACCCCTGGACGGTCACCGGGGCCGTCGTCCTCGTCGGCTTCGCCGCCGCCCTCTTCTCCCCGGCCGTCGAGTCCGAGATCGCCCGCGAGGCGCTGCGAGCCGAACGGTCCGGCGGCCCCCGGCGCACCCGGACCCTGGCCCGCTTCTCGGCAGGCGGCCAGGCCGGCGCCCTCCTCGGCCCGGCCCTCGGCGCCCTGCTCCTGTACGGGACCGGCGACGCCCACTTCCGTACGGCCTGCCTGGCCGGAGCGGCCGTCTTCGCGCTCGTCCTCGCCGCCCACGCCCGGCTGATGCCCCGTGGCGGCGGCCGGGAACGGCACCCGGGGGAGTGGCGGACGGTCCTCGGCGAGCGGCGCTTCCTCCGCCTCGCCCTCGCCTACTCCACCTATCTCCTCGCCTACAACCAGCTCTATCTGGCCCTCCCCGCCGAACTGGACCGCGCCACCGGCTCCCAGGCCGCCCTCGGCTGGTTGTTCGCCCTCTCCTCCGCCCTGGTCGTGTTCGGCTCGGCGCCCCTGGAACGGCTCGCGGCCACCCGCCTCGACGGCCCGGCGATGGTCCGCGCCGGCCTCCTCCTGATCGCTGCGGCGTTCGCCGCGACGGCCGCCCTCCGGACGTACGAGGGCCTCTGGGCGGCGGCCACGTTCACCGTCCTGCTCACCCTCGGACAGATGCTGGTGCTGCCCGCCACCCGGGCCCTGCTCCCGGACCTGGTGGACGAGCGCCGGCTCGGCCTGGCCACCGGCGCGCTCTCCTCGCTCTCCGGCCTGGTGGTCCTCGCCGCGTCGGCCCCGGTGGGCGCCCTCCTGGACCACCCGGGCCCCACCCCCTGGCTACTCCTCGCGACAACCCCGCTCCTCGGCCTCGCCCTCGTACCGGCGGCGAGGGGGCCCCTCGCGCCGGGCGCAAAGGCGCCCCGCCGCGCGAACGGCCCCCAGGGGGTGTCCTAG
- a CDS encoding amidohydrolase has translation MTSSLSRRTVLAAAGAAGLVGVAGSPAAAGSRPRSAALVVHNARVFTGRSGGRPVEAVAVGRDGRILATGRGNELRRLVGRDTEVVDARGATVMSGIHDGHVHPLGAGSRSLRPSLEGAETTREELLAILTGFLKDSPGQEPDGWLVVEDWNPIGLLPQGSLPHHSLLDALPTRRPVALVGGDGHNIWVNGRALEIAGITAATPDPPGGKIVKGADGRPTGVLKDDAQPLVTRHIPEPSEAELVAACARVLAQAAASGVTTMMDALVGRGELSTYRALAAAGKLPQRIVPAIRLDPDQAKDPAAALAYARGLRREFGDVRGLRFGMIKVFLDGVIEYPAQTAALLEPYLDGEGRSTTNRGELYVSAQDYGRLSATFNRAGWQMHAHGLGDRAVRTALDGYAYARRATGLRDPRNAVAHLQLVDPADLRRFAALGVAACMQLQWASADTWTMEALLPYIGAERHRWMYPARSLERHGAVLSGGSDWPVDALQVWNQIRTAIDRQGAYGEGPLHRELEGLSRASTLRMHTYGTAWQLRMDGETGTVREGRAADLLLLDRDVMECPVADISDTTVRLTLVGGRVVHDAESASGRTAGAGLARAASAPRPSTYAAVHGGRHRACGCAAH, from the coding sequence ATGACTTCTTCCCTGAGCCGGCGCACCGTTCTCGCCGCCGCCGGTGCGGCGGGTCTCGTCGGGGTCGCCGGGAGCCCCGCGGCGGCGGGCTCGCGCCCCCGGTCGGCCGCGCTGGTCGTGCACAACGCCCGGGTGTTCACCGGCCGGTCCGGCGGCCGGCCCGTCGAGGCCGTGGCCGTCGGCCGCGACGGCCGGATCCTGGCGACCGGCCGGGGCAACGAACTGCGCCGCCTCGTCGGCCGGGACACCGAGGTCGTCGACGCGCGCGGTGCGACCGTGATGAGCGGCATCCACGACGGCCACGTCCACCCCCTGGGCGCGGGCAGCCGCTCGCTGCGGCCCTCACTCGAAGGGGCGGAGACGACACGGGAGGAGCTGCTCGCGATCCTGACCGGCTTCCTGAAGGACAGCCCGGGGCAGGAACCGGACGGCTGGCTGGTCGTGGAGGACTGGAACCCGATCGGCCTGCTGCCGCAGGGGTCGCTCCCCCACCACTCGCTGCTCGACGCCCTCCCCACCCGCCGTCCGGTCGCCCTGGTCGGCGGGGACGGCCACAACATCTGGGTCAACGGCCGCGCCCTGGAGATCGCCGGCATCACGGCCGCCACACCGGACCCGCCCGGCGGGAAGATCGTGAAGGGCGCGGACGGCAGGCCGACCGGCGTCCTCAAGGACGACGCCCAGCCGCTGGTGACCCGGCACATCCCGGAGCCGAGCGAGGCCGAACTGGTCGCGGCCTGCGCGCGGGTGCTCGCCCAGGCGGCGGCCTCGGGGGTCACCACGATGATGGACGCCCTGGTCGGGCGCGGTGAGCTGAGCACGTACCGGGCGCTCGCGGCGGCGGGGAAGCTGCCGCAGCGGATCGTCCCGGCGATCCGGCTCGACCCGGACCAGGCGAAGGACCCGGCGGCGGCGCTCGCGTACGCCCGGGGGCTGCGCCGGGAGTTCGGCGACGTGCGCGGGCTGCGCTTCGGGATGATCAAGGTGTTCCTGGACGGGGTGATCGAGTACCCGGCGCAGACGGCGGCGCTCCTCGAACCGTATCTGGACGGTGAGGGACGATCCACCACCAACCGGGGTGAACTGTACGTCTCGGCCCAGGACTACGGACGGCTTTCGGCCACCTTCAACCGGGCCGGCTGGCAGATGCACGCCCACGGCCTGGGCGACCGGGCCGTACGGACGGCGCTCGACGGATACGCGTACGCCCGCCGCGCCACCGGGCTGCGCGACCCGCGCAACGCCGTCGCCCATCTCCAGCTGGTGGACCCCGCCGATCTGCGGCGCTTCGCCGCACTGGGCGTGGCGGCCTGCATGCAGCTGCAGTGGGCGTCCGCGGACACCTGGACGATGGAGGCGCTCCTGCCGTACATCGGAGCCGAGCGGCACCGGTGGATGTACCCGGCGCGCTCGCTCGAACGCCACGGCGCCGTGCTCTCGGGCGGCTCGGACTGGCCGGTGGACGCGCTCCAGGTGTGGAACCAGATCCGGACCGCGATCGACCGGCAGGGGGCGTACGGCGAGGGCCCGCTCCACCGCGAGCTCGAGGGCCTGAGCCGCGCCTCGACGCTGCGGATGCACACGTACGGCACGGCCTGGCAGCTGCGGATGGACGGGGAGACCGGGACGGTCCGGGAGGGACGGGCCGCCGATCTGCTGCTTCTCGACCGGGATGTAATGGAATGTCCGGTCGCGGACATCAGTGACACCACGGTGCGGCTCACGCTGGTCGGGGGCCGCGTGGTCCACGACGCGGAGTCGGCCTCGGGGCGTACGGCCGGCGCGGGTCTTGCCCGTGCGGCGTCCGCGCCGCGGCCCTCGACGTACGCGGCGGTGCACGGCGGCCGGCACCGGGCGTGCGGCTGCGCGGCGCACTGA